One Leifsonia shinshuensis DNA window includes the following coding sequences:
- a CDS encoding tyrosine-type recombinase/integrase, translating into MSVRGADGPEEERSVRVAQGSPAARLLTPGVALFAAEETVLAAMLEGWELQQRSRMLSGLTIERRLLTVRRFASFTNDYPWHWTPGDVEAWTAEMVSAGMAHSTVRNYQMAVSLFCGYLSDPRYQWHEVCERHFGDVPVQVFHEWNTVIHRSDYEGRPGNRPLSRDELQAFFDYCDQRVSQVQSTGRKGWLAAFRDATLFKTIYAWGLRRREASKLETVDWSGNAAAIGFGRYGALAVRYGKALRGSPPRRRTVLTTMGWAAEAVAEWTEELRPLYDATGTALWPTERRARVSADAISRRFAEYRDAIGLDRNLGPHCLRHSYATHLLEDGFDHLFVQQQLGHSWGSTTAIYTTVGADYKNKALRRALDRAFQPETE; encoded by the coding sequence GTGTCGGTGCGAGGTGCGGATGGTCCCGAGGAGGAGCGGTCGGTGCGCGTTGCTCAAGGCAGCCCAGCGGCGCGGCTGCTCACACCGGGCGTGGCGCTGTTCGCCGCCGAGGAGACCGTGCTCGCGGCGATGCTGGAGGGCTGGGAGCTGCAGCAGCGGTCCCGAATGCTGTCGGGGTTGACGATCGAGCGTCGGCTGTTGACGGTTCGCCGGTTCGCGTCGTTCACGAACGACTACCCGTGGCACTGGACGCCGGGCGATGTCGAGGCGTGGACGGCGGAGATGGTCTCGGCGGGGATGGCGCACTCGACGGTGCGGAACTACCAGATGGCGGTGTCGCTGTTCTGCGGCTACCTCTCCGATCCCCGTTATCAGTGGCACGAGGTCTGCGAACGGCACTTCGGAGACGTGCCGGTGCAGGTGTTCCACGAGTGGAACACGGTGATCCATCGCAGCGACTACGAGGGGCGGCCGGGCAACCGGCCGCTGTCGCGCGACGAGCTCCAAGCGTTCTTCGACTATTGCGACCAGCGCGTCTCCCAGGTGCAGTCGACGGGCCGCAAGGGCTGGCTGGCGGCGTTCCGCGACGCGACACTGTTCAAGACGATCTACGCCTGGGGTCTGCGCCGGCGGGAAGCCTCCAAGTTGGAGACGGTTGACTGGTCGGGCAACGCTGCGGCTATCGGGTTCGGCCGATACGGGGCGCTGGCCGTCCGCTACGGCAAAGCACTGCGCGGCAGCCCGCCCAGGCGTCGCACCGTTCTGACCACGATGGGGTGGGCGGCCGAGGCCGTCGCGGAGTGGACGGAGGAGCTTCGCCCGCTCTACGACGCGACAGGCACGGCGTTGTGGCCGACTGAGCGGCGCGCCCGCGTCAGCGCGGATGCGATCTCGCGACGGTTCGCCGAGTACCGGGACGCGATCGGTCTGGACCGGAACCTCGGCCCGCACTGCCTGCGCCACTCGTATGCGACGCATCTGCTCGAAGACGGCTTCGACCACTTGTTCGTGCAGCAGCAGCTCGGCCATTCCTGGGGCTCGACGACCGCGATCTACACGACCGTCGGCGCCGACTACAAGAACAAGGCGCTGCGCCGAGCCCTCGACCGCGCCTTCCAGCCCGAGACCGAGTGA
- a CDS encoding helix-turn-helix domain-containing protein produces the protein MARTPQPRLGYRWHLRRLMAAQEMFATTTLVPLLAERGIVLSEAQVYRLVTGTPERLSLRTLTALCDILGCTPNDLIEPVAETAAVKATGTTGKPTAVSATAKTRTPRRADITRSK, from the coding sequence ATGGCACGCACACCCCAGCCCCGCCTGGGATACCGATGGCACCTGCGACGGCTGATGGCCGCCCAGGAGATGTTCGCCACCACGACACTGGTTCCGCTGCTCGCCGAGCGCGGCATCGTCCTGTCTGAAGCGCAGGTATATCGGCTCGTCACCGGCACCCCCGAGCGGTTGAGCCTGCGCACTCTGACCGCGCTCTGCGACATCCTCGGCTGCACCCCGAACGACCTCATCGAGCCCGTCGCCGAGACCGCAGCCGTCAAAGCTACCGGCACCACCGGGAAACCCACTGCCGTCTCGGCCACGGCGAAGACCCGCACCCCGCGGCGCGCGGATATCACCCGCAGCAAGTGA
- a CDS encoding carbohydrate ABC transporter permease, translated as MTSTLDAVGSDARGRTTPVRPPRGPKTRSRAHARRSVARAVPLIPAIGLLVVFLVGPILSSFYGSFTNMSLTGSSAASAQWVGLQNYIDLFKSPDFPVSVWLTLVFLIGSAVIGQNIVGMVLALLMRSGSRWVGALVSTFVVGAWVLPEIVAAFASYAFFSQHGTLNAILAAFGITGPSWLFAFPMLSVILANTWRGAAFSMLVYSAALQEVPPEITEAAEVDGANGVKRFFLVTLPMIRRSMTGRVGVFEPREYSLSGLPVGGVVRPRAASVRADADDGEWAQSEDAGEHRGRDLSGELLGCGQAQLPRLDVECSAQPVR; from the coding sequence GTGACCTCCACTCTGGATGCCGTCGGCTCCGACGCGCGCGGCCGGACCACCCCGGTCCGGCCGCCGCGCGGGCCGAAGACACGTTCGCGCGCACACGCCCGGCGCTCCGTCGCCCGGGCCGTCCCCCTGATCCCGGCGATCGGCCTGCTGGTCGTCTTCCTGGTCGGGCCGATCCTGTCCTCGTTCTACGGCTCCTTCACGAACATGTCGCTCACCGGCTCCTCGGCCGCGTCGGCGCAGTGGGTGGGCCTCCAGAACTACATCGACCTGTTCAAGAGCCCGGACTTCCCGGTCTCGGTCTGGCTGACGCTGGTGTTCCTGATCGGCTCGGCGGTCATCGGCCAGAACATCGTGGGCATGGTGCTCGCCCTGCTGATGCGCAGCGGCAGCCGCTGGGTCGGCGCCCTGGTCTCGACCTTCGTGGTCGGCGCGTGGGTGCTGCCGGAGATCGTGGCGGCGTTCGCGTCGTACGCGTTCTTCAGCCAGCACGGCACGCTCAACGCGATCCTCGCGGCGTTCGGGATCACCGGGCCGTCGTGGCTGTTCGCCTTCCCGATGCTGTCGGTCATCCTCGCCAACACCTGGCGCGGCGCGGCCTTCTCGATGCTGGTCTACTCGGCCGCGCTGCAGGAGGTCCCGCCGGAGATCACCGAGGCGGCGGAGGTCGACGGCGCCAACGGGGTGAAGCGGTTCTTCCTCGTGACGCTGCCGATGATCCGGCGCAGCATGACTGGCAGGGTTGGCGTATTCGAACCCCGTGAATACTCGCTGTCAGGTCTGCCGGTCGGCGGCGTAGTTCGCCCACGAGCCGCCAGCGTTCGCGCTGATGCGGACGATGGTGAGTGGGCGCAGTCCGAGGATGCTGGCGAGCATCGCGGGCGGGATCTCTCGGGTGAGCTGCTCGGCTGCGGCCAGGCGCAGTTGCCTCGGCTGGATGTCGAGTGTTCGGCGCAGCCGGTTCGCTAG
- a CDS encoding extracellular solute-binding protein, translated as MKRSRVVVAAVAAAALVALAGCSSSSGGGDGKTIKVAFQDFGSDIMANFMNKAKTDFEKANPGTKVTLVPIKAAENDYYTKLALMNRAATTAPDVMSEDTFLIRADAQAGYLAPLDSYVSKWSDWSNFFDNAKDAGKGDDGKVYGIPTGTDTRGLWYNKQIFAKAGIPTPWQPKTWDDVISAAKKIKAADPGVIPLNIFSGKAAGEASSMQGFEMLMYGASAKGLYDDSNSKWITGSKAFTDSLDVIKEVYQGGLGPSPEITSDTNYQNTVNNELVPQGKLAINLDGSWASNAWLPTGATPWADWDKVMGTAKMPTQNGAAPGSISLSGGWTFSMGSKSSAKDTAWKFITFVTDKQRSLEYNINTAGIPVRKDVANDEKYKTSNPTSEFFSSLVAVTKFRPATPDYPKISNGIQVAMESVMTGQATPAQAAKTYDESVVGIVGKDKTESK; from the coding sequence ATGAAGCGAAGCAGGGTAGTGGTCGCAGCAGTCGCCGCCGCCGCGCTCGTCGCACTGGCGGGCTGTTCGTCGTCGTCCGGGGGTGGTGACGGCAAGACCATCAAGGTCGCCTTCCAGGATTTCGGGTCGGACATCATGGCCAACTTCATGAACAAGGCCAAGACCGACTTCGAGAAGGCCAACCCCGGCACCAAGGTCACGCTGGTCCCGATCAAGGCCGCCGAGAACGACTACTACACCAAGCTCGCGCTGATGAACCGGGCCGCCACCACCGCGCCCGACGTCATGAGCGAGGACACCTTCCTCATCCGCGCGGACGCCCAGGCCGGCTACCTCGCGCCGCTCGACTCGTACGTCTCCAAGTGGTCGGACTGGTCCAACTTCTTCGACAACGCCAAGGACGCCGGCAAGGGCGACGACGGCAAGGTGTACGGCATCCCCACCGGGACCGACACCCGCGGGCTCTGGTACAACAAGCAGATCTTCGCGAAAGCCGGCATCCCCACTCCGTGGCAGCCGAAGACCTGGGACGACGTGATCAGCGCGGCCAAGAAGATCAAGGCCGCCGATCCCGGGGTCATCCCGCTCAACATCTTCTCCGGCAAGGCCGCGGGCGAGGCGAGCTCGATGCAGGGCTTCGAGATGCTGATGTACGGCGCGAGCGCGAAAGGCCTGTACGACGACTCGAACTCCAAGTGGATCACCGGGTCGAAAGCGTTCACCGACTCGCTCGACGTGATCAAGGAGGTCTACCAGGGCGGCCTCGGCCCGAGCCCCGAGATCACCAGCGACACCAACTACCAGAACACCGTCAACAACGAGCTCGTGCCGCAGGGCAAGCTCGCGATCAACCTCGACGGATCCTGGGCTTCCAACGCGTGGCTGCCGACCGGCGCCACCCCGTGGGCCGACTGGGACAAGGTGATGGGCACCGCGAAGATGCCGACGCAGAACGGCGCCGCACCGGGCTCGATCAGCCTCTCCGGCGGCTGGACGTTCTCGATGGGCTCGAAGAGCTCGGCCAAGGACACGGCGTGGAAGTTCATCACCTTCGTGACCGACAAGCAGCGCTCGCTCGAGTACAACATCAACACGGCCGGCATCCCGGTGCGCAAGGATGTCGCGAACGACGAGAAGTACAAGACGTCGAACCCGACGTCGGAGTTCTTCTCCTCGCTGGTCGCGGTCACCAAGTTCCGCCCGGCGACCCCGGACTACCCGAAGATCTCCAACGGCATCCAGGTGGCGATGGAGTCGGTGATGACCGGGCAGGCCACTCCGGCCCAGGCCGCCAAGACCTACGACGAGTCGGTCGTGGGCATCGTCGGCAAGGACAAGACGGAGTCCAAGTAA
- a CDS encoding ROK family transcriptional regulator: MPKGANLPAIAAFNETVVLDAVRRSGGGLSRVELASVTGLSAQTVTNVTRRLLGQGLIREAGKQSEGSPGKPRTLLRLDPAGAYAVGVHLDPTVITCVLLDLEGEVVEHLRRPAPLDGDAKETLAVILDAIRSLIATPGVDASRVIGVGVAAPGPIDADTGVVVRPPLIPGWNDFHLRDELTAATGLPSLVAKDVISAAVAERWRDPAGASKDYAFIYYGTGAGIGLVLGGEVYTGSTDNAGDAGHVLVDPGGALCACGRRGCWGESVRPNRLVMQGLWSGVLPAPAGVSVVDGVDLDLDVETVDALFTRLTEAADAGDERSAAIIDRSIRGTAFYLSNLTALLDLDRVVFGGPSWSRVERRYLAQLSDRLAEIDMGILTHPVLLEGSAVGEDVAAVGAACLVLDETFSPRVGRG, translated from the coding sequence GTGCCCAAGGGAGCGAACCTCCCGGCGATCGCCGCGTTCAACGAGACCGTGGTGCTGGACGCCGTGCGGCGCTCGGGGGGCGGTCTCAGCCGCGTGGAGCTCGCCTCCGTGACCGGGCTCTCCGCCCAGACCGTGACGAACGTGACCCGCCGCCTCCTCGGTCAGGGCCTCATCCGGGAGGCCGGCAAGCAGAGCGAGGGCAGCCCCGGCAAGCCGCGCACGCTGCTGCGCCTCGACCCCGCCGGCGCGTACGCGGTCGGCGTGCACCTGGACCCCACCGTCATCACCTGCGTGCTGCTCGACCTGGAGGGCGAGGTGGTCGAGCACCTGCGCCGGCCCGCGCCCCTCGACGGCGACGCGAAGGAGACGCTGGCCGTGATCCTCGACGCCATCCGCTCGCTGATCGCGACGCCGGGCGTCGACGCGTCGCGGGTGATCGGTGTCGGTGTCGCCGCCCCCGGCCCGATCGACGCGGACACCGGCGTCGTCGTGCGTCCGCCGCTCATCCCGGGCTGGAACGACTTCCACCTCCGCGACGAGCTGACCGCGGCGACCGGCCTCCCGTCCCTCGTCGCGAAGGACGTGATCAGCGCGGCGGTCGCCGAACGCTGGCGCGACCCTGCCGGCGCGAGCAAGGACTACGCGTTCATCTACTACGGCACGGGCGCCGGAATCGGCCTCGTGCTCGGCGGGGAGGTCTACACCGGATCGACCGACAACGCGGGCGACGCCGGCCACGTGCTGGTGGACCCGGGCGGAGCGCTGTGCGCATGCGGCCGCCGCGGCTGCTGGGGCGAGTCGGTCCGGCCGAACCGCCTGGTCATGCAGGGCTTGTGGTCGGGCGTGCTGCCCGCGCCGGCGGGCGTCTCCGTCGTCGACGGCGTGGACCTGGACCTCGACGTGGAGACCGTCGACGCCCTGTTCACCCGGCTGACGGAGGCCGCCGACGCCGGCGACGAGCGGTCCGCCGCGATCATCGACCGCTCCATCCGCGGCACGGCCTTCTACCTGTCCAACCTCACGGCACTGCTCGACCTGGACCGCGTCGTCTTCGGCGGCCCATCGTGGTCGCGCGTCGAGCGGCGCTACTTGGCCCAGTTGTCCGACCGGCTCGCGGAGATCGACATGGGGATCCTCACGCATCCGGTGCTGCTGGAGGGCAGCGCGGTGGGGGAGGATGTCGCGGCGGTGGGGGCGGCGTGCCTGGTGCTGGATGAGACGTTCTCGCCGCGGGTGGGGCGAGGGTGA
- a CDS encoding MarP family serine protease, with translation MVRAVEIVVDVVLLVLAVLAMAAGWSNGAIRAAGALIGLGVGLSLGLLLAPMVVNWMAASGLTGVSQRSIVAAIVLLVCAGVVYALATTAASLIGKVLRHGPIKWVDSLVGAVLGFVTWAVVVWLVAGFAMATSLATVVQAANSSQVVSTLNSIAPVPSSTVLGAVDDALAGAGLPKVFEGGESIKTIGAPDPNVPAAVAKSQESTVTVLASKPACGVDSEGSGWVVQQGRVVTNAHVVAGASSVVVRESGGTTVDRATLVAFDPERDLAVLDVTDLRAPALRLGQNLGAGDQAYAAGYPGDGPFTISPQRVRDQLTARGTDIYQSGAVERQIYSLRGTIRPGNSGGPLLDPAGDVVGVVFARSTIDPQTGYALTLDELRPVLGSVGSAPISSGACSAG, from the coding sequence ATGGTGAGAGCCGTGGAGATCGTGGTCGACGTCGTGCTGCTCGTGCTCGCCGTCCTCGCGATGGCGGCGGGCTGGAGCAATGGCGCGATCCGTGCCGCCGGCGCGCTGATCGGCCTCGGCGTCGGGCTCTCGCTCGGCCTCCTCCTGGCGCCGATGGTGGTGAACTGGATGGCCGCCTCCGGGCTGACCGGCGTCAGCCAGCGCTCGATCGTGGCCGCGATCGTCCTGCTCGTCTGCGCCGGCGTCGTCTACGCTCTGGCGACCACCGCGGCGTCGCTGATCGGCAAGGTGCTCCGGCACGGGCCGATCAAGTGGGTGGACTCGCTGGTCGGGGCGGTCCTCGGCTTCGTCACCTGGGCCGTCGTCGTCTGGCTCGTGGCCGGCTTCGCGATGGCGACCAGCCTCGCGACCGTGGTGCAGGCCGCGAACTCGTCGCAGGTCGTCTCCACCCTGAACAGCATCGCGCCGGTCCCGTCCTCGACCGTGCTCGGGGCTGTGGACGACGCCCTCGCCGGCGCCGGCCTCCCGAAGGTCTTCGAGGGCGGCGAGTCGATCAAGACCATCGGCGCGCCCGACCCGAACGTCCCCGCGGCCGTCGCCAAATCGCAGGAGTCCACCGTGACCGTGCTGGCGTCCAAGCCGGCCTGCGGCGTGGACTCCGAGGGCAGCGGCTGGGTGGTCCAGCAGGGCCGCGTCGTCACCAACGCACACGTCGTCGCCGGCGCCTCCTCCGTCGTGGTGCGCGAGTCCGGCGGCACGACGGTCGACCGGGCGACGCTCGTGGCCTTCGACCCGGAGCGCGACCTCGCCGTGCTCGACGTGACCGACCTCCGGGCGCCCGCCCTGCGCCTCGGGCAGAACCTGGGCGCGGGCGATCAGGCCTACGCCGCAGGCTATCCGGGCGACGGGCCGTTCACGATCAGCCCGCAGCGCGTCCGCGACCAGCTCACCGCGCGCGGCACCGACATCTACCAGAGCGGTGCGGTCGAGCGGCAGATCTACTCGCTGCGCGGCACGATCCGCCCCGGCAACTCCGGTGGCCCGCTGCTCGACCCGGCGGGCGACGTGGTCGGCGTCGTGTTCGCCCGCTCCACCATCGACCCGCAGACCGGCTACGCGCTGACGCTGGACGAGCTCCGCCCGGTGCTCGGCTCGGTCGGCTCGGCGCCGATCAGCTCGGGAGCCTGCTCCGCGGGCTGA
- a CDS encoding NADPH:quinone reductase → MKAVSYTSTGDSDVLVLGEREEPHPGDGEVRVRIHVSGVNPTDWKARQGGGPSDLPRAQVPNQDGAGVVDEVGAGVASVRPGDRVWVWDAAYQRPDGTAQELVVLPEAQVVPLPDDVSFDVGASLGIPALTAHRALTAYEGAAGELAPGTLDGRTVLVAGGAGAVGHAAIQLAVWAGATVIATVSSHEKAELARAAGAHHVVNYREPDTAEAIGALAPRGVDIVVEVNASANAELDTKVAARGATIAVYADAPGSTEVTMPIRPAMQKNLRWQFLLTYTVTPEAKAAAVRAVAAAAAAGALPVGAEHGLPLTRFPLAQTADAHDAVKDGAVGKVLIDVG, encoded by the coding sequence ATGAAGGCTGTCAGCTACACCTCGACCGGCGATTCCGACGTCCTCGTCCTCGGCGAGCGCGAGGAGCCGCACCCCGGCGACGGCGAGGTGCGCGTCCGCATCCACGTCTCGGGCGTCAACCCGACCGACTGGAAGGCGCGCCAGGGCGGCGGCCCGTCAGACCTCCCGCGGGCGCAGGTCCCGAACCAGGACGGCGCCGGAGTGGTCGACGAGGTCGGCGCGGGCGTCGCATCGGTGCGGCCCGGCGACCGGGTCTGGGTGTGGGACGCCGCCTACCAGCGTCCCGACGGCACGGCCCAGGAGCTCGTCGTGCTCCCGGAGGCCCAGGTTGTCCCGCTACCGGACGACGTGAGCTTCGATGTCGGCGCGTCGCTCGGCATCCCCGCGCTCACGGCGCACCGCGCGCTCACCGCGTACGAGGGCGCGGCGGGCGAACTCGCGCCCGGCACGCTCGACGGGCGCACCGTGCTGGTGGCGGGAGGCGCCGGAGCGGTGGGCCACGCGGCCATCCAGCTCGCGGTCTGGGCGGGTGCGACGGTGATCGCCACCGTCAGCAGCCACGAGAAGGCGGAGCTCGCGCGCGCGGCGGGAGCGCACCACGTGGTCAACTACCGCGAGCCGGACACCGCCGAGGCGATCGGCGCGCTCGCTCCGCGCGGCGTCGACATCGTCGTGGAGGTGAACGCCAGCGCCAACGCCGAGCTGGACACGAAGGTGGCCGCGCGCGGCGCCACAATCGCGGTGTACGCGGACGCGCCAGGTTCGACCGAGGTGACGATGCCGATCCGCCCCGCGATGCAGAAGAATCTGCGCTGGCAGTTCCTGCTCACCTACACCGTCACCCCGGAGGCCAAGGCGGCCGCGGTGCGGGCGGTGGCGGCGGCCGCCGCGGCTGGTGCGCTGCCTGTGGGGGCCGAGCACGGCCTCCCGCTCACCCGCTTCCCGCTGGCCCAGACAGCCGACGCCCACGACGCCGTGAAGGACGGCGCCGTGGGCAAGGTGCTCATCGACGTGGGGTGA
- a CDS encoding MFS transporter produces MSTAGESCPKLASPPRTRALRLRPAAAFTGTALAFVAVALAVGAPSPLFVLYQQEWGFPSWLLTVAFAIYAVTLLITLLVAGSLSDHIGRRPVLVGALALQVAAMLMFLFSKDIGSIIAARSVQGVATGAAMSTFTASLVELAPERQKKLGATIGSTAPVGGIALGAFFTGLAVQFTAQPTTLVFVTLSLLFVAGILVVIASPETVAPRPGALRSLTPRLFIPREARGEFVGALPLFLATWMLAGLFIGLSPSILHGVFHLDSGLLNGAIVAVPPAVGAVAGLLLTRAPARTTTVWAMAAIMVGIALTAVGIAAGLLPVLFAGAVVAGAGFGAGFSAMLRIIAPLAPNDQRAELFAGVFLVSYLAYGVPALAAGELIGVVGLLPTALGYAAAIAVAAAVAMVVQITRLARSVRAEEPEPEQAEAVLTPRR; encoded by the coding sequence ATGTCCACTGCAGGGGAGAGCTGCCCGAAGCTCGCAAGCCCGCCGCGTACGCGTGCGCTGCGCCTGCGCCCGGCCGCCGCGTTCACCGGCACCGCCCTCGCGTTCGTCGCCGTGGCGCTCGCCGTCGGCGCGCCCAGCCCGCTCTTCGTGCTGTACCAGCAGGAGTGGGGCTTCCCGTCGTGGCTGCTGACCGTGGCCTTCGCGATCTACGCGGTCACGCTGCTGATCACGCTGCTCGTCGCCGGCTCCCTGTCCGATCACATCGGCCGCCGTCCCGTGCTCGTCGGCGCGCTCGCCCTCCAAGTGGCAGCGATGCTGATGTTCCTGTTCTCGAAGGACATCGGCTCGATCATCGCCGCCCGCTCGGTTCAGGGCGTCGCCACGGGCGCCGCCATGAGCACCTTCACCGCCTCCCTGGTGGAGCTCGCGCCCGAGCGGCAGAAGAAGCTCGGAGCCACCATCGGCTCGACGGCGCCGGTCGGCGGGATCGCGCTCGGCGCGTTCTTCACCGGACTCGCCGTGCAGTTCACGGCACAGCCGACCACGCTCGTCTTCGTGACCCTGTCGCTGCTGTTCGTGGCAGGCATCCTCGTGGTGATCGCGTCGCCGGAGACCGTCGCCCCGCGTCCGGGCGCGCTGCGCTCGCTCACGCCGCGGCTGTTCATCCCGCGGGAGGCGCGCGGCGAGTTCGTCGGGGCGCTGCCGCTGTTCCTCGCGACGTGGATGCTGGCCGGGCTGTTCATCGGGCTGTCGCCGTCGATCCTGCACGGCGTCTTCCACCTGGACTCCGGCCTCCTCAACGGCGCGATCGTCGCGGTGCCGCCCGCGGTCGGCGCCGTCGCCGGGCTGCTGCTGACCCGCGCCCCCGCGCGCACCACCACCGTGTGGGCCATGGCGGCGATCATGGTCGGGATCGCGCTGACCGCGGTCGGGATCGCGGCAGGCCTCCTGCCCGTGCTGTTCGCGGGCGCGGTGGTGGCCGGAGCGGGATTCGGAGCCGGCTTCTCGGCCATGCTGCGGATCATCGCGCCGCTCGCGCCGAACGACCAGCGCGCCGAGCTCTTCGCCGGGGTGTTCCTGGTGAGCTACCTCGCCTACGGCGTCCCGGCGCTCGCGGCGGGCGAACTGATCGGCGTCGTCGGCCTGCTGCCCACCGCGCTCGGCTACGCGGCAGCCATCGCGGTGGCGGCGGCGGTGGCGATGGTGGTGCAGATCACCCGGCTGGCGCGCAGCGTCCGCGCGGAGGAGCCCGAGCCCGAGCAGGCCGAGGCGGTCCTCACCCCACGTCGATGA
- a CDS encoding TetR/AcrR family transcriptional regulator, translated as MTTTTPSKRTGGRSAAVIHSVRTAVEELVREKGSERVTVPMIAERAGVNPTSIYRRWGDLPTLLNDIATYHLDPDRPLADRGDLRDDLTDWAGGIVTHFRKPVNAALLRGGAGAAGERTSDCLRNRRTEAGMLLARHPETGVTEDDVMDVVVAPIVNRVIFQPWTLGDTTAEDMVARLFRPGAGSAG; from the coding sequence ATGACCACAACGACACCGTCGAAGCGGACGGGCGGACGCAGCGCCGCGGTCATCCACAGCGTGCGCACCGCCGTCGAAGAGCTCGTCCGCGAGAAGGGCAGCGAGCGCGTGACCGTCCCGATGATCGCCGAGCGCGCCGGCGTCAACCCGACCAGCATCTACCGACGCTGGGGCGACCTCCCGACCCTCCTCAACGACATCGCCACCTACCACCTCGACCCCGACCGTCCACTCGCCGACCGCGGCGACCTGCGCGACGACCTCACCGACTGGGCGGGTGGCATCGTCACGCACTTCCGCAAGCCGGTCAACGCCGCACTGCTGCGCGGCGGCGCCGGCGCGGCGGGCGAACGCACCTCCGACTGCCTCCGCAATCGGCGCACCGAGGCCGGCATGCTGCTCGCGCGACACCCGGAGACCGGCGTGACCGAGGACGACGTGATGGACGTCGTGGTCGCCCCGATCGTCAATCGCGTCATCTTCCAGCCGTGGACGCTCGGCGACACGACGGCGGAGGACATGGTCGCTCGGCTGTTCCGGCCGGGCGCGGGCTCCGCCGGGTAG
- a CDS encoding AzlC family ABC transporter permease, producing MARRPRTAQERTAARSGWAVGVATALYGISFGALATASGLDVWQACVLSLVMFSGGSQFALIGVLASGGVAAGGTAIASAALLGVRNSFYALRLSRIIGPGFWRRAAATQLTIDESTAVATAQTEPRAQRIGFWVTGLVVYFGWNLMTLAGALLGNLIGDVKAYGLDAAAAAAFLGLLWPRLKARQTQAVAVAAGFVATLLTPLLMPGLPVLAAAVVAIVFGVLNLFGRGDDRPHPDPIPMEREVEP from the coding sequence ATGGCCCGCCGCCCACGCACTGCGCAGGAGCGCACGGCCGCCCGCTCCGGCTGGGCGGTCGGTGTCGCGACCGCGCTGTACGGCATCTCGTTCGGCGCCCTCGCGACCGCGTCGGGCCTGGACGTCTGGCAGGCGTGCGTGCTCAGCCTGGTCATGTTCAGCGGCGGCTCGCAGTTCGCTCTCATCGGCGTGCTCGCGTCTGGCGGGGTCGCCGCGGGCGGCACGGCCATCGCCTCCGCCGCCCTCCTCGGCGTCCGCAACTCGTTCTACGCGCTGCGGCTGTCCCGCATTATCGGCCCGGGGTTCTGGAGGCGCGCCGCCGCGACCCAGCTCACGATCGACGAGTCCACGGCCGTCGCCACGGCCCAGACCGAGCCGCGCGCGCAGCGCATCGGGTTCTGGGTGACCGGCCTCGTCGTCTACTTCGGCTGGAACCTGATGACGCTCGCCGGGGCGCTCCTCGGCAACCTGATCGGCGACGTGAAGGCGTACGGGCTCGACGCGGCGGCGGCCGCGGCGTTCCTCGGCCTCCTCTGGCCGCGGCTGAAGGCGCGCCAGACGCAGGCGGTCGCGGTGGCGGCCGGGTTCGTCGCGACGCTGCTGACCCCCTTACTCATGCCGGGCTTGCCGGTACTCGCCGCCGCGGTGGTGGCGATCGTGTTCGGCGTCCTCAACCTGTTCGGGCGGGGCGACGACCGGCCGCACCCCGACCCGATCCCGATGGAACGGGAGGTCGAGCCGTGA
- a CDS encoding AzlD domain-containing protein, which yields MTTWNIILLGSIAVLALKAAGWLVPPKALDHPVVARTSDLLTAALLSALICVQTFGAGQSLHLDARLPAVAIAAGLYALRVPFIVVVPAAAVVAALIRLLT from the coding sequence GTGACGACCTGGAACATCATCCTGCTCGGCTCGATCGCGGTGCTCGCGCTCAAGGCCGCGGGCTGGCTGGTGCCGCCGAAGGCGCTCGACCATCCCGTCGTCGCCCGCACGAGCGACCTGCTGACCGCCGCGCTGCTCTCCGCGCTGATCTGCGTGCAGACGTTCGGCGCGGGACAGTCCCTGCACCTGGACGCGCGGCTCCCCGCGGTCGCGATCGCCGCCGGACTGTACGCGCTGCGCGTGCCGTTCATCGTCGTGGTGCCCGCGGCCGCGGTCGTCGCCGCGCTCATCCGGCTCCTGACCTGA